GCGCACGACCCACGCGGCCTGAAGCCCCGCATTCAGCGCGCCGACGATGTCGAGGTGGAAGTCGTCGCCCACATGCAGCAATTCGGCCGGCCGCACGTCGAGCGCGTCAGCCGCCGCATGGAAGATTTCGGGCTCAGGCTTGGCGAAGCCGAATGCACGCGCGCTGAGCGTCGTGCGGAAGAATTCGTCGCCGCCGGTCAGCCGGAGGTCGGCATTGCCGTTGGTGACCGCGATCAGCGGAAAGCGGGCGCTCAACCACGCCAGCGCCGGCAGCGCGTCTTCGTAGAATTCGACACGATTGCGCGCCGCGTAGAAGACGTCGTAGGCACGATCGGTCAGCGAGGCATCTTCGTTCGCGCGTTCCAGCGCAAGCCGGATCGAGCCGATTCGCATCGCGCGATAGTCGCTGGCGAGATCCGGGCGCAACCGTTCGTATTCCTCACGGAGCGCGCTGAGTGCCTGTTGCGTCGGCAACACGCTCGCGGTATTGGGCGCGTGCTCGATCAGCCATGTGCGCAGCGTCGCCTCGGCCCGGACGACGGACGGCCCGAACGGCCACAGGGTGTCGTCGAGGTCGAACGAGAGGGCGGAAACTTTGGCGAGACGCATGGCGGTTGAGAGCGGGAAGTCGTTTTACCAGGGCCACGGAACGGAGGTTCCGCTGCCGTTGTCGAGCGCGTGTCGATACAGGAAGCGCGCGACGGTCAGATCCTGCAGCGCGAGCCCCGTCATGTCGAAGACGGTGATCTCGTGCGCGGAACGCTCGACCGATGCCGCACCCGCGAGGATGTCACCGATTTCCGTGCGCGGCAAATCCGGCGCCCACTGGCACTCGCCGATGCCGCGCGCCTGATCGTGATCGTCCACGACGATGCGCGCGCGTTCCAGCACGCCGGCCGGCAGTTCGCGTTTGCCGGCAGTATCGGCGCCCACGCAGGTCAGATGGGTGCCTGGCTGCACCGCATCCGCGTCGAACAAGGGGCCGCCGCCGGGCGTGGCCGTGATCACCACGTCGCTATCGGCGACCGCATCGTTCCGGTCGCGCGCCACGCCGATCGTGCATCGTTCGACGAAGTGCGATTCGAATACCGGGTCCGGCTCGCCGCTGACGTTCACGTATTGCACCGTGCACCGCTGCGGCAGCAGCCGGAGCGCGTAGTCGAGCTGCACGCGCGCCTGCACGCCCGTGCCGAACACGCAGAGCCGCGTGCTGTCGCGCCGCGCGAGCTGTTGCAGCCCGAGGCCGCCGGCGGCGCCGGTCCGCGCGGTGGTGATCGCGTTGCCGTCCATGATGCACAGCGGGCGGCCCGTCGCCGGATCGAACAACGCGACCGTGGCCTGATGCGGCTCGCCGCCGACGGTTCGATTGGCCGGCCAGAATCCGGCCGCCTTGAAGCCGAGCAGATCCTGACCGGCGACGTCGCCCGACTTGATGCCGAACACGCCGCCGGTATGCAGCTTCTCGCGCACCACCGGGAATACCCGTCCGGCCCTTTGACTGTGCAGCACGAAGGCTTCGCGCACGGCCGCCATCACTTGCCCGGCTTGCAGGGCGGGCTCGACGGCATCGCGGTCGAGGAGAAGGAGGCGGGCGTCGGTCGGCATGGTCGGGGGTGCCTGTCCGGCACGAGACGAATCGAGGGTGTTTAAAGTTTGTCCAGAATTGGATAAATAGTCAATGCACGGATGACGCGGCATGGGCGCCGGACTTCGCTCACCACCCGTAGAAGCGCGGCCACGTCTGCGCGGCGCCGTCGTGGCCGATCGCCTGGTAGTCGGGATGTTGCGCGCCGGTGGCGCACGCGTGATTCGGCAGGATGCGCAGCCGCGTGCCGATCGGGAATCGCTGCGCGATGCCCGTATCCGGCGTGCCCACCCGCGACACGGTCCCGTGCTCCTGGTTGGCGGCGCTCAGCAGGTAGTCGCCGAGCACGTCGCCGGCTTCGGTGCAGATTTGCCCGTAGCCGAAATCGCGCGCCTGGCGCTGCGTGCCGCGGTCGCGGCTCATCGCCATCCAGCCCGCGTCGACGATCGCCCAGCCTTTCTCTTCCTGATGACCGATGACGGTGGTCAGCACCGACAGCGCGATGTCGGACAGTTCGCACACGCCGACGTTGTGCATCACGAGGTCGAACATCACGTACACGCCGGCGCGCACTTCGGTCACGCCGTCGAGCCGTTCCGCCGCCAGCGCGGTGGGCGTCGACCCGATGCTCACGACCGGGAAGGGCAAGCCGGCGGCCCGCAGGCGCTCCGCGGCCCGCACGGTGCGGCTGCGCTCCTGTTCGGCGATCGCGGCCAGCGCCTCGGGTGTGTCGTATTCGTAGCTGGAGCCCGCGTGAGCGAGCACGCCGCCGAGCAGCATGCCGCCGTCGGTCAGCGCGCGGCCGACGTCGATCAGCAGGTCGGCGTCGGGCGGGATGCCCGAGCGGTGGCCGTCCACGTCGACCTCGATCCACACGTCGAAACGTTCGCCGTGCTCGCGCCCGAACGCGGCGATCGCGTGCGCGGCCGGCAGGCTGTCGGCGACGATCTTCAGGTCGCAGCCTTGGCGGCGCAGCGCAAGCGCCTGGCCGAGCTTGGCGGGCACCATGCCGACCGCATAGACGATG
This is a stretch of genomic DNA from Burkholderia cenocepacia. It encodes these proteins:
- a CDS encoding HAD family hydrolase, whose protein sequence is MRLAKVSALSFDLDDTLWPFGPSVVRAEATLRTWLIEHAPNTASVLPTQQALSALREEYERLRPDLASDYRAMRIGSIRLALERANEDASLTDRAYDVFYAARNRVEFYEDALPALAWLSARFPLIAVTNGNADLRLTGGDEFFRTTLSARAFGFAKPEPEIFHAAADALDVRPAELLHVGDDFHLDIVGALNAGLQAAWVVREPRADGEPAPPQAATPHLTLRDLAMLCRALGGPDTVS
- a CDS encoding ornithine cyclodeaminase family protein; translated protein: MPTDARLLLLDRDAVEPALQAGQVMAAVREAFVLHSQRAGRVFPVVREKLHTGGVFGIKSGDVAGQDLLGFKAAGFWPANRTVGGEPHQATVALFDPATGRPLCIMDGNAITTARTGAAGGLGLQQLARRDSTRLCVFGTGVQARVQLDYALRLLPQRCTVQYVNVSGEPDPVFESHFVERCTIGVARDRNDAVADSDVVITATPGGGPLFDADAVQPGTHLTCVGADTAGKRELPAGVLERARIVVDDHDQARGIGECQWAPDLPRTEIGDILAGAASVERSAHEITVFDMTGLALQDLTVARFLYRHALDNGSGTSVPWPW
- a CDS encoding DSD1 family PLP-dependent enzyme; its protein translation is MDLHTLNTPAALIDVARMQRNIARMQTHLDALGVRFRPHVKTTKCRQVVDAQIAAGAQGITVSTLKEAEQFFAHGIRDIVYAVGMVPAKLGQALALRRQGCDLKIVADSLPAAHAIAAFGREHGERFDVWIEVDVDGHRSGIPPDADLLIDVGRALTDGGMLLGGVLAHAGSSYEYDTPEALAAIAEQERSRTVRAAERLRAAGLPFPVVSIGSTPTALAAERLDGVTEVRAGVYVMFDLVMHNVGVCELSDIALSVLTTVIGHQEEKGWAIVDAGWMAMSRDRGTQRQARDFGYGQICTEAGDVLGDYLLSAANQEHGTVSRVGTPDTGIAQRFPIGTRLRILPNHACATGAQHPDYQAIGHDGAAQTWPRFYGW